The sequence AGTGTTCCTATTGATCCGAATTCTTTAGTAAAACATTATAATAACGGCATTTTGGAAGTCAAATTGGCACGGGTAAATGAACAACAATAGGAGGATTTGCAAGTAATGGGGAAAAACGAGGTGGTATCTTTAAAAATTGCCGAAGCATTGTCTAAAGATGTAGGGAGAAATTTTGCCAGGCTTGATCCTGTTGATTTCGTTAAATTGGGCGTAGAAATCGGCGATATAGTGGAACTGGCTGGTCGGCGTCGTACTGCGGCCAGAGTTATGCCTGCTTTTTCTGACGACAGAAACAAAGAGATTATTCAAATTGACGGCATAACTCGTGAAAATGTGCAAGGCAGTTTGGGAGATAAAATTAATGTATATAAGGCTGAACCCGTTTTGGCCCAGGAGATTACCTTGATACCATTAGGTACTGTGCCTACTGGACGGATGATCAAAGATACCAGCTATTTGGGGAAAATTCTTGAAGGTGTGTGCGTTACCAGCGGAGACCGGGTACGGGTAAATCTATTTGGCTCTAGCGCTCAGGACTTTCGTGTAATGGCGACAAAACCAGACGGACTAGCTTTAATCAAAGCTTCTACTCGGGTGAAAATGAAACCGATTGATAATACTGGCGAGAAAAAAGGCATGGGACAAAAAATTAGCTACGAGGATATCGGCGGTCTGGAGCGTGAGGTTCAGCGTATTCGTGAAATGATTGAGCTGCCGCTAAAATATCCGCAAATTTTTGAGCACTTAGGGATTGAAGCTCCTAAAGGAGTTCTGCTTGTCGGGCCGCCTGGGACAGGCAAAACATTGATTGCTAAGGCGGTTGCGGGAGAGACCGATGCTAACTTTACCCAAATTAGCGGGCCTGAAATTATCGCCAAGTATTATGGGGAAAGTGAGGCGAATTTACGCGAAATTTTTGAGCGAGCCAGGGACAATGCGCCAAGTATTATATTTCTGGACGAATTGGATGGAATAGCTCCAAAGCGTGCCGAGGTGACCGGTGAAGTAGAAAAACGAGTAGTAACCCAACTGTTGGCTCTTATGGATGGGTTGGAATCCAGACAGGAAGTGATCGTTATCGGGGCAACGAATCGCCCGGATGCAATTGATCCAGCATTGAGGCGTCCCGGACGTTTTGATCGTGAAATCAATATTGGCGTTCCTGATAAAAACGGACGGTTAAAGATCCTGCAAATACATACAAGAGGTATGCCGCTTGCGTCAAATGTGGAATTAGTTCAACTGGCAAATATTACCCATGGTTTTGTAGGGGCTGATTTGGCAGCCTTGTGCCGGGAAGCTGCTATGATCACTTTACGTAGTATTTTACCTGAGATAGATATGAGTCAAGATTATTTGCCATATGAATTACTGCGGGATTTGACAGTATCAATGGAGAATTTTCTCCAGGCGTTAGCCGAGATCGAGCCATCAGCTATCCGGGAAGTTTTTGTTGAAAACCCTAATGTTCATTGGGATCAGATTGGAGGATTGGATGAGGTTAAGCAAGAGTTGCAGGAAGCTATTGAATGGCCAATCAAATATGAAAGGCTTTACCAACAAGCCCTGCTTCCTTCTCCTAAAGGCATTCTGATGTACGGTCCGCCAGGCACAGGCAAGACTTTGCTGGCCAAGGCAATAGCTACAGAATGTCAGGCTAACTTTATATCAATCAAAGGCCCGGAACTGCTTTCCAAGTGGGTAGGAGAATCCGAAAAAGGTGTGCGAGAAATATTTAAGAAGGCTCGGCAGGTTGCCCCATGCATTATATTTTTTGATGAACTGGATGCCATGGCTCCTAGGCGTCAAGCTGGCGGCAATAGTGGCGATGCTACCATGGACCGCATTGTAGGTCAGCTTCTTACTGAGCTTGACGGGCTTGAAAAACTTAAAAGTGTTAATGTTGTAGCGGCAACAAATCGGCCGGATTTAATTGACGAAGCGCTGCTTCGGCCGGGAAGGTTTGATTTAATGCTGGAAATACCCCTGCCTGATCTGAATGAACGGGGGCTTATCTTTGGCGTACACACGAATGGCAGGAGACTAGCCAATGACGTTATTTTGACTGAATTGGCCAGGCAAACCGAAGGGTGGTCAGGCGCACAAATTGAACTGGTATGTAATAATGCCGCCAGATTATTAGTTCGCAACTGTATTATGACTGGCCAGTTGGATGAAGTTGAATTGATTCTGCAAAAGCATCATTTTCAAACGGCTATTAGTAAACTTCTTGTACAGAAAAGAACTTCCTGAAAATTCTCCTAATATCTTTGGTAT is a genomic window of Pelorhabdus rhamnosifermentans containing:
- a CDS encoding CDC48 family AAA ATPase — encoded protein: MGKNEVVSLKIAEALSKDVGRNFARLDPVDFVKLGVEIGDIVELAGRRRTAARVMPAFSDDRNKEIIQIDGITRENVQGSLGDKINVYKAEPVLAQEITLIPLGTVPTGRMIKDTSYLGKILEGVCVTSGDRVRVNLFGSSAQDFRVMATKPDGLALIKASTRVKMKPIDNTGEKKGMGQKISYEDIGGLEREVQRIREMIELPLKYPQIFEHLGIEAPKGVLLVGPPGTGKTLIAKAVAGETDANFTQISGPEIIAKYYGESEANLREIFERARDNAPSIIFLDELDGIAPKRAEVTGEVEKRVVTQLLALMDGLESRQEVIVIGATNRPDAIDPALRRPGRFDREINIGVPDKNGRLKILQIHTRGMPLASNVELVQLANITHGFVGADLAALCREAAMITLRSILPEIDMSQDYLPYELLRDLTVSMENFLQALAEIEPSAIREVFVENPNVHWDQIGGLDEVKQELQEAIEWPIKYERLYQQALLPSPKGILMYGPPGTGKTLLAKAIATECQANFISIKGPELLSKWVGESEKGVREIFKKARQVAPCIIFFDELDAMAPRRQAGGNSGDATMDRIVGQLLTELDGLEKLKSVNVVAATNRPDLIDEALLRPGRFDLMLEIPLPDLNERGLIFGVHTNGRRLANDVILTELARQTEGWSGAQIELVCNNAARLLVRNCIMTGQLDEVELILQKHHFQTAISKLLVQKRTS